The Anoxybacillus flavithermus genome has a segment encoding these proteins:
- a CDS encoding phosphoribosylglycinamide formyltransferase, whose amino-acid sequence MMHLLFVETNTTGTGTKAMKIAKQLGYKIHFWTMDLEQYESMTDDHPLNFADQVVIIDTYDTERMKEELVRSEVNFSGILAFDDYHLIPVGELASYLRVKGHDIEALKRARYKHITRTYLESQFFSEFLQPAFHIIHHPDEIINLEISFPCVIKPVDDSGSNGVTICQNRRDLELSLRREWQRQRNERGYVLERKWLIEEWIEGQEFSAEMLYTTDGWKLISVTKKETYGSHAVECGHVTGLKLNPFYDLEERCKRLLNLLGLNYGAAHIEFFVRGNNLYLVEVNPRLAGDCIPELVEFATGVDMVRHVVLQSIGTNEEVTITRQRYAAVKFILPVEQGIYQMVRGMEEAQKVAGVKRISIGKLPFKANEIKSSYQRLGFVIAEGDSKENTIASIQEAMDLLEWGIVHE is encoded by the coding sequence CTGATGCACTTGTTATTTGTCGAGACGAATACAACAGGTACTGGTACAAAGGCGATGAAAATCGCTAAACAACTAGGTTATAAAATCCATTTTTGGACGATGGATTTAGAACAATATGAGTCCATGACAGATGACCATCCGCTGAATTTTGCTGATCAAGTCGTTATTATCGATACGTATGATACGGAGCGGATGAAAGAAGAACTGGTACGGTCTGAGGTGAATTTTTCCGGAATTCTCGCTTTTGATGACTACCACTTGATTCCAGTTGGTGAATTAGCGAGTTATTTGAGAGTGAAGGGGCATGATATCGAAGCATTGAAAAGGGCACGTTATAAACATATAACGAGAACTTATCTAGAAAGCCAATTTTTTAGCGAGTTTTTGCAACCTGCTTTCCATATCATCCATCATCCTGACGAAATCATAAATTTGGAGATCTCGTTTCCCTGTGTCATCAAACCTGTCGATGATAGTGGAAGTAATGGCGTGACGATTTGTCAAAATCGTCGTGATTTAGAACTGTCCCTACGTCGTGAATGGCAAAGACAGCGTAATGAACGTGGATATGTACTAGAAAGGAAATGGCTGATTGAGGAATGGATTGAAGGTCAAGAATTTTCAGCTGAAATGTTATATACGACTGATGGATGGAAATTAATATCCGTTACGAAGAAAGAAACGTACGGTTCCCACGCCGTTGAATGCGGACATGTAACGGGTCTGAAATTAAATCCTTTTTATGATTTGGAAGAAAGATGCAAAAGGCTACTGAACCTATTGGGATTGAACTATGGAGCAGCACATATAGAATTTTTTGTTCGCGGAAACAACTTATATTTGGTTGAAGTCAACCCTAGACTAGCGGGTGACTGCATCCCCGAATTAGTAGAATTCGCTACAGGGGTGGATATGGTTAGACATGTTGTTTTACAATCAATCGGGACAAATGAAGAGGTAACGATCACTAGACAACGCTATGCCGCCGTTAAGTTTATCCTGCCTGTTGAGCAGGGGATATATCAAATGGTTAGGGGGATGGAGGAAGCGCAAAAAGTAGCGGGAGTAAAAAGGATCAGTATAGGAAAGCTGCCTTTTAAGGCGAATGAAATTAAAAGCAGCTACCAAAGATTAGGGTTTGTCATAGCAGAAGGAGATAGTAAGGAAAACACAATCGCTTCGATACAAGAAGCGATGGATTTATTAGAATGGGGGATTGTACATGAATAA
- a CDS encoding ATP-dependent carboxylate-amine ligase — protein sequence MNKYIIILGASRYGAEAASKCGLRPIIVADQHSSIDKEIAQWAKAVFYVRDIAEKTEVFCIVEKIINLYQTVEFVVSFTELGLETAAYISERLQLPTNSLETVVSTRNKGLMRQILWRDPELRLDVVSGKVSDLPKQFPYSRSAIIKPLDGFGSKEVDYILNQQEWEKWLKRNQDHPHGWILEPYIKGPEYSVETVSWRGTHFILGITEKQTTDKPHFIETGHMVPARLEQEKVKRIEQVVIKALQLLNVQYGPGHIEVKWDEEENRPVVIEMHTRPGGDFIPYLHQLASGFNQYELGILSYMNQMPPDVKPIYKKASLVQFFMLPEGRLRQIFFDKEVKREYIRDWAIYYQIGDYIKKAVDSYTRSGHVIVCASTVEECQRLCDNFVEHLNYQVVQE from the coding sequence ATGAATAAATACATCATCATTTTAGGGGCAAGTCGTTACGGAGCGGAAGCAGCGTCTAAATGTGGATTGAGGCCAATTATTGTGGCGGATCAACATTCAAGCATTGACAAGGAAATAGCACAGTGGGCTAAAGCTGTATTTTATGTTCGTGACATTGCGGAGAAAACAGAGGTATTTTGTATTGTTGAGAAAATTATTAATTTATATCAAACAGTAGAGTTCGTTGTAAGTTTTACAGAATTAGGGTTAGAGACAGCTGCTTATATTAGTGAAAGGCTACAATTGCCGACAAATTCACTCGAAACAGTCGTGAGTACGAGGAATAAAGGATTGATGCGCCAGATTTTGTGGAGGGATCCGGAATTACGATTAGACGTTGTGAGTGGCAAAGTATCTGATCTTCCTAAGCAGTTCCCATATTCAAGATCGGCCATCATCAAACCACTTGACGGATTTGGAAGTAAAGAGGTTGATTATATTTTAAATCAACAGGAGTGGGAAAAATGGTTAAAGAGAAATCAAGATCATCCTCACGGGTGGATCTTGGAGCCATATATTAAAGGCCCAGAATATAGTGTGGAGACGGTATCTTGGAGAGGAACGCATTTCATTTTAGGAATAACGGAAAAACAAACAACCGACAAGCCTCACTTTATTGAGACTGGGCATATGGTACCAGCGAGACTGGAACAAGAGAAAGTCAAACGAATTGAACAAGTAGTGATAAAAGCGTTGCAGTTGTTGAATGTCCAATATGGGCCGGGGCATATTGAGGTCAAATGGGATGAGGAAGAAAATAGACCAGTGGTGATTGAAATGCATACGAGACCGGGCGGAGATTTTATTCCTTATTTACATCAATTAGCGTCTGGTTTTAATCAGTATGAGTTAGGAATTTTATCTTATATGAACCAAATGCCGCCCGATGTAAAACCGATTTATAAAAAAGCAAGCCTTGTCCAGTTCTTTATGCTTCCAGAGGGCAGATTGCGACAAATCTTCTTTGATAAAGAAGTCAAACGAGAATATATCCGAGATTGGGCTATCTACTACCAAATAGGGGATTACATAAAGAAAGCGGTGGACTCTTATACGCGCTCCGGTCATGTGATTGTTTGTGCGTCGACAGTTGAAGAATGCCAGCGGTTATGCGACAATTTTGTTGAACATCTGAATTATCAAGTTGTTCAAGAATAA
- a CDS encoding transcriptional regulator, with amino-acid sequence MAVYTMEEVNHHCKVELSTSSLFEMMACLRKCYVSSGKMGDETHFPVARFEKFFQRHESLLKKFYGRYEYGAQLAEFLVDLPAPHTFSKLMEYISRVSPYEFLYYLFGRYLFEKEIEICLTQAASPFDEIRSKITSLGGFVNAEQLEFAQNYEQNLQELTYLWEQFYQQCYIHVEPILSPLWSQANERLSAELDELGIEKIVRKLLYDYPIPEQFPTKETKLIKLYPSYFVSPKFILVWGLGELHIIYDMRHCMNEKKLSLSGDQMGMKYDEGQLQYIADISKSLSEIVRMKMLSLIANKEKMKSQEMANQLNITTATVSRHLNLLKQANLITEQKENGYHVYEINENEIQKYCSMLKETLCVKKRGNDN; translated from the coding sequence ATGGCTGTATACACAATGGAAGAAGTAAATCATCATTGTAAAGTAGAACTATCGACCTCTTCTCTATTTGAAATGATGGCATGTTTAAGAAAGTGCTACGTTTCATCGGGAAAAATGGGGGATGAGACTCATTTCCCGGTCGCGCGTTTTGAGAAGTTCTTTCAACGACATGAATCATTGCTGAAGAAGTTTTATGGTCGATATGAATATGGGGCGCAGCTGGCGGAATTTTTAGTTGATTTGCCTGCTCCACATACTTTTTCCAAACTCATGGAATATATCAGTCGTGTGTCCCCATATGAATTTTTGTATTATTTATTCGGTCGTTACTTGTTTGAAAAGGAGATCGAGATTTGTCTAACGCAAGCCGCTTCTCCGTTCGATGAAATCCGCTCGAAAATCACGTCGTTGGGCGGATTTGTGAACGCCGAACAGCTTGAATTTGCGCAGAACTATGAGCAAAATTTGCAGGAACTGACCTATCTTTGGGAACAGTTTTATCAGCAATGTTACATCCATGTTGAACCCATTTTGTCTCCTCTTTGGAGTCAAGCGAATGAGCGGTTGAGTGCAGAACTCGATGAGTTGGGAATTGAGAAAATCGTTCGAAAACTATTGTACGATTACCCAATCCCAGAACAGTTTCCGACGAAAGAGACAAAGTTAATCAAATTGTATCCCTCATATTTTGTGTCACCGAAATTTATTTTAGTTTGGGGCCTCGGGGAACTTCATATTATTTATGATATGAGACATTGTATGAATGAAAAGAAGCTCTCCTTAAGTGGGGACCAGATGGGAATGAAATATGATGAAGGTCAGCTTCAGTATATTGCTGATATCTCCAAATCATTGTCCGAAATCGTTCGTATGAAGATGTTGTCGCTTATTGCAAATAAAGAAAAAATGAAGTCGCAAGAGATGGCAAACCAATTAAATATTACGACTGCTACCGTTTCAAGACATTTAAATCTTTTGAAACAAGCGAATCTCATTACGGAACAGAAAGAAAATGGCTATCATGTTTATGAGATTAACGAAAATGAGATACAAAAATATTGTTCTATGTTAAAAGAAACGCTATGTGTAAAAAAGAGGGGAAACGATAACTAA
- a CDS encoding superoxide dismutase — MQRYIHHVQVWLERVKPFVDEEALERLKMELERGDVARIHKQVTNIYEQLQRKRVPIGGHMLPKLPYAYNALEPYIAEEIMRLHHEKHHQSYVDGLNRAEKMMQQARDKNDYALLKHWEREAAFHGSGHYLHTMFWSNMKPRGGGRPAGELLRQIERDFGSFEAFQRHFTEAAKQVEGSGWALLVWSPFAGRLEILQTEKHQNGTQWTTVPILVLDVWEHAYYLQYKNDRATYVQQWWNVVNWDDIQQRFINAKGRVM; from the coding sequence ATGCAACGATATATTCATCATGTGCAAGTGTGGCTTGAGCGTGTAAAGCCATTTGTAGATGAAGAGGCGCTTGAGCGATTAAAGATGGAGCTTGAACGTGGAGATGTCGCGCGCATTCATAAACAAGTGACAAATATATATGAACAATTACAACGTAAGCGCGTACCGATCGGAGGACATATGTTACCTAAGTTACCGTATGCGTACAATGCATTAGAGCCGTATATCGCTGAAGAAATTATGCGTTTGCATCATGAAAAACATCATCAAAGCTACGTCGACGGATTGAACCGCGCGGAGAAAATGATGCAACAAGCGCGTGATAAAAATGATTATGCGTTATTAAAACATTGGGAGCGCGAAGCTGCGTTTCATGGATCGGGGCATTATTTACACACAATGTTTTGGAGCAATATGAAACCGCGTGGCGGTGGGCGTCCGGCTGGGGAGTTACTTCGACAAATCGAGCGCGATTTTGGCAGCTTCGAAGCGTTTCAACGACATTTTACGGAAGCGGCGAAGCAAGTGGAAGGAAGCGGATGGGCGCTTCTCGTTTGGTCACCGTTTGCAGGGAGATTAGAAATTTTACAGACGGAAAAACATCAAAACGGCACACAATGGACGACTGTTCCGATCCTTGTGTTAGATGTGTGGGAGCATGCATATTATTTGCAATACAAAAACGATCGCGCAACGTACGTTCAACAATGGTGGAACGTTGTCAATTGGGATGACATTCAACAGCGATTTATAAACGCAAAAGGCCGCGTCATGTAG
- a CDS encoding D-alanyl-D-alanine carboxypeptidase, whose amino-acid sequence MRRQWFVWVIVLCFFCSLFPNEAKAMSVSAKSAILMEQTTGRVLFEKDAHTKRRIASITKIMTAILAIESGKWEEIVTVSERAVRTEGSSIYLKPGEKIALKHLVYGLMLRSGNDAAVAIAEHVGGSVEGFVFLMNKKAAEIGMTNTEFANPHGLDDAENHYSTAYDMALLMRYAMQNEQFREVSGTKLYRAPNPTEEWDRVWRNKNKLLTHLYEYCTGGKTGYTKRAKRTLVTTASKDGLDLIAVTIDAGDDWNDHIAMYEHGFAHYELVTVKADEIVGQIENPFYDNHLFVARDFIYPVTKKEEALIRLERKLLRPQERWKETGVPAIVGKAELYIGNKKVDETPIFYKQQKKTRSFFDWLLGVGSDG is encoded by the coding sequence ATGCGACGGCAATGGTTTGTATGGGTGATCGTGCTTTGTTTTTTTTGTTCGCTTTTTCCGAATGAAGCGAAGGCGATGTCGGTGAGTGCCAAAAGCGCGATTTTAATGGAACAGACGACAGGACGGGTACTATTTGAAAAAGATGCGCATACAAAGCGGCGTATTGCGAGCATTACAAAAATTATGACGGCCATTTTAGCGATTGAATCAGGAAAATGGGAAGAGATTGTGACGGTAAGTGAACGGGCGGTTCGGACAGAAGGGTCTTCGATTTATTTAAAACCAGGCGAAAAAATTGCGCTCAAACATTTAGTATATGGATTGATGCTTCGTTCTGGAAACGATGCGGCGGTGGCGATCGCTGAGCATGTTGGCGGTAGCGTCGAAGGCTTCGTTTTTTTAATGAACAAAAAGGCTGCAGAAATCGGCATGACAAATACGGAATTTGCGAATCCACACGGGTTAGATGATGCGGAAAATCATTATTCCACCGCATATGACATGGCGTTACTGATGCGATATGCGATGCAAAACGAACAATTTCGTGAGGTGTCGGGAACGAAATTGTATCGCGCGCCAAATCCGACAGAAGAGTGGGACCGCGTTTGGCGTAATAAAAATAAACTGTTGACGCATTTGTACGAATATTGTACAGGGGGGAAAACAGGATATACGAAGCGAGCGAAGCGAACATTAGTGACAACCGCTTCAAAAGATGGGCTCGACCTCATTGCAGTGACGATTGACGCAGGCGATGATTGGAATGATCACATTGCAATGTATGAACATGGATTTGCGCACTATGAACTAGTGACCGTAAAAGCCGATGAAATCGTAGGACAGATTGAAAACCCATTTTATGATAATCATCTATTTGTTGCACGCGACTTTATATATCCAGTTACAAAAAAAGAAGAAGCGCTTATTCGTTTAGAGCGAAAATTACTTCGCCCGCAAGAACGATGGAAAGAAACAGGGGTGCCAGCGATTGTTGGAAAGGCTGAACTGTATATCGGAAACAAAAAGGTCGACGAAACGCCTATTTTTTATAAGCAACAAAAGAAAACACGTTCTTTTTTTGACTGGTTGTTAGGGGTGGGGAGCGATGGTTAA
- a CDS encoding spore maturation protein, with the protein MVNLIWVALLLIGLLFAGINGTMKDVNEAMFQGAKEAVTISMGLISVLVFWLGLMKIAEQSGLLSFFAHLFRPIAKKIFPEVPPDHPALGYILSNMVANMFGLGNAATPLGIKAMEQLKQLNGQADEPSRSMITFVALNTASVTLIPATVISIRMTYQSASPGEIIGTTFVASLIATISAIMIDRAFYIRRRKKGGL; encoded by the coding sequence ATGGTTAATCTTATTTGGGTGGCGCTTTTGCTTATTGGGCTTTTGTTTGCGGGAATAAACGGAACGATGAAAGATGTGAACGAGGCGATGTTTCAAGGGGCGAAAGAGGCGGTGACGATTAGCATGGGTTTAATTAGCGTCCTCGTTTTTTGGCTCGGTTTAATGAAAATTGCTGAACAGTCTGGGCTACTTTCATTTTTTGCCCATTTGTTCCGCCCGATTGCAAAAAAAATTTTCCCGGAAGTGCCGCCTGACCATCCTGCGCTTGGGTATATATTATCAAATATGGTGGCAAACATGTTCGGGCTAGGGAATGCTGCGACGCCACTTGGCATTAAAGCGATGGAGCAATTAAAGCAACTAAACGGCCAAGCAGACGAACCGAGCCGTTCGATGATCACGTTTGTCGCTTTAAATACCGCAAGCGTTACGCTTATTCCCGCAACGGTCATATCGATTCGCATGACATATCAATCAGCTTCACCTGGAGAAATTATTGGCACGACATTTGTCGCTTCCCTTATTGCCACGATATCAGCGATTATGATTGACCGCGCGTTTTACATACGGAGGCGGAAAAAAGGAGGACTGTGA
- a CDS encoding spore maturation protein, which yields MHVIQFLSLWLIPILIACILLHGTYKRVPTYEAFVEGGKEGIQIAFSLIPYLVGMLVAVSVFRASGALDFFISYIKPFIVPLGLPSEVVPLAIIRPISGTASLGIVTDLIATYGPDSFIGRLASTIQGSTETTLYVLTVYFGAVGIRKMGDALKVGLLADLVSFIVSFLIVLWMFGK from the coding sequence ATGCACGTTATTCAATTTTTATCGCTTTGGCTTATTCCTATTTTAATCGCTTGCATTTTGTTGCATGGAACGTACAAGCGTGTGCCGACGTATGAGGCGTTTGTTGAAGGGGGAAAAGAGGGAATTCAAATCGCTTTTTCTCTCATTCCGTATTTAGTCGGTATGCTCGTTGCTGTCTCCGTTTTTCGCGCTTCCGGTGCGCTTGATTTTTTTATTTCATATATAAAACCGTTCATCGTCCCGCTCGGACTGCCGTCTGAAGTCGTTCCGCTTGCGATCATCCGTCCGATTTCAGGAACGGCATCGCTCGGCATTGTGACGGACTTAATCGCAACATACGGACCAGATTCATTTATCGGGCGGTTAGCCTCCACGATCCAAGGAAGTACAGAAACAACGTTATACGTGCTGACCGTTTATTTTGGTGCTGTTGGCATTCGCAAAATGGGTGATGCTCTAAAAGTTGGCTTACTTGCCGATCTCGTTAGCTTTATCGTATCATTTCTTATTGTGTTATGGATGTTTGGAAAATGA
- a CDS encoding pseudouridine synthase, which translates to MERLQKVIAHAGVASRRKAEQLIVEGKVKVNGKVVTELGVKVSPQDRIEVDGIPLEREEPVYYLLYKPRGVISSVKDEKGRKVVTDFFKHVNKRIYPIGRLDYDTSGLLLLTNDGEFANLLMHPRYEIEKVYIAKVKGIPAREKIKQLEKGVMLEDGITAPAKAKVLSIDKRKQTAIVELHIHEGRNRQVRRMFEAIGHPVLKLKRERYAFLDLKGLNPGDYRELSPHEVKQLRTLALAGSPFPS; encoded by the coding sequence ATGGAACGATTACAAAAAGTAATTGCTCATGCCGGTGTGGCATCGCGAAGAAAGGCAGAGCAATTAATCGTCGAAGGAAAAGTGAAAGTAAATGGAAAAGTCGTAACAGAACTTGGGGTAAAAGTAAGCCCACAAGATCGCATTGAAGTAGACGGCATTCCCCTTGAGCGTGAAGAGCCGGTATATTATTTGTTGTACAAGCCACGTGGCGTCATTTCGAGCGTAAAAGATGAAAAGGGCAGAAAAGTAGTGACCGACTTTTTCAAACATGTAAACAAACGCATTTATCCGATCGGACGGCTAGATTACGATACGTCGGGGTTATTGTTGTTAACAAACGACGGGGAGTTTGCGAATTTATTAATGCATCCACGCTACGAAATTGAAAAAGTGTATATCGCAAAAGTAAAAGGAATACCTGCGCGCGAAAAAATAAAACAGCTTGAAAAAGGTGTGATGTTAGAAGACGGGATAACGGCACCAGCGAAAGCGAAAGTGTTATCGATCGATAAACGAAAACAAACAGCGATTGTTGAACTGCACATTCACGAAGGACGCAATCGTCAAGTGCGTCGCATGTTTGAAGCCATCGGTCATCCTGTATTGAAGTTAAAACGAGAACGCTACGCTTTTTTAGATTTAAAAGGGCTCAATCCTGGAGACTATCGCGAGCTATCACCGCATGAAGTGAAACAATTGCGCACGTTAGCGCTAGCTGGTTCGCCTTTTCCATCATAA
- a CDS encoding thiol-disulfide oxidoreductase (catalyzes the reduction of the disulfide bonds in the heme binding site of apocytochrome c): protein MKEKRFWLRTIILAMMLAAIGYTIYSNVFVDKKAIRVGDSAPDFVLTDLNGNKVQLSDYRGKGVFLNFWGTWCKPCEKEMPYINRQYDVYKNEGVEVIAVNVGEAKVTVQTFVDRFQLTFPIVIDQQDQVMNAYDINPLPTTFLIDKDGKIVDIITGTMTEEDVKKHMERIKP, encoded by the coding sequence ATGAAAGAAAAGCGATTTTGGCTTCGAACGATCATTTTAGCCATGATGCTTGCAGCTATTGGCTATACGATTTATTCCAATGTATTTGTTGACAAAAAGGCGATCCGAGTTGGTGATTCAGCGCCGGATTTCGTACTAACGGATTTAAACGGCAACAAAGTTCAACTATCTGATTACCGAGGAAAAGGTGTGTTTTTAAATTTTTGGGGAACTTGGTGTAAACCGTGTGAAAAAGAAATGCCATACATTAATAGACAATACGACGTATATAAAAATGAGGGAGTAGAAGTGATTGCGGTCAATGTTGGTGAGGCGAAAGTGACGGTACAAACATTCGTTGATCGCTTTCAGCTTACGTTCCCGATTGTGATTGATCAACAAGATCAAGTGATGAATGCATACGATATTAATCCATTGCCAACGACATTTTTAATCGACAAAGACGGAAAAATTGTAGATATCATCACAGGAACGATGACGGAAGAAGACGTGAAAAAACATATGGAGCGAATTAAGCCGTAA